In the genome of Salvelinus fontinalis isolate EN_2023a unplaced genomic scaffold, ASM2944872v1 scaffold_0280, whole genome shotgun sequence, one region contains:
- the LOC129845327 gene encoding threonine-rich protein-like, translated as MLCLLHQSQLQLLLQQLTFYNSFNFSIYDNRNNSTYYNTCSSYNCSSHDHYTCCAYYSNHNYSSCCNNSLTTTPAAPTTTTTPEPITTTTAAPATTTAILTTTETAAPSTTTTTSAPTTTTTATPTTTVASKTTAAPTTTLESTSTTAAAPTTTTAALTTTTAAPTTTTTPEPITTTTAAPATTTAILTTTETEAPSTTTTTSAPTTTTTATPTTTVASTTPAAPTTTLESTSTTAAAYMTTPAALTTTPAAPTTTTTPEPITTTTAAPATTTAILTTTETEAPSTTTTTSAPTTTTTATPTTTVASTTTAAPTTTLESTSTTAAAPTTTTAALTTTTAAPSTTTTPEPTTTTSAAPTTTTSQSQLQLLLQQL; from the exons ATGTTGTGCTTACTACATCAATCACAACTACAGCTCCTGctgcaacaact caccttctacaacagctTCAACTTCAGCATCTACGACAACCGCAACAACAGCACCTACTACAACACCTGCAGTTcctacaactgtagctcccacgaccactacacctgttgtgctTACTACAGCAATCACAACTACAGCTCCTGctgcaacaact ctctaactacaacaccTGCTGCaccaacgaccactacaactccagaacctattacgacaaccactgcagctcctgctacaacaactgctattcttacaaccactgagactgcagcaccttcgacaacaactacaacttcagctcctacgacaaccacaacagcaacacctacaacaactgtagcttccaagacaactgcagctcctacaacaactttagaatctacttcaaccacagcagctgcccctacaacaaccactgcagctctaactacaacaactgctgctccaacgaccactacaactccagaacctattacgacaaccactgcagctcctgctacaacaactgctattcttacaaccactgaGACTGAAGCACCTtcgacaacaactacaacttcagctcctacgacaaccacaacagcaacacctacaacaactgtagcttccacgacacctgcagctcctacaacaactttagaatctacttcaaccacagcagctgcctatATGACAACCcctgcagctctaactacaacaccTGCTGCaccaacgaccactacaactccagaacctattacgacaaccactgcagctcctgctacaacaactgctattcttacaaccactgaGACTGAAGCACCTtcgacaacaactacaacttcagctcctacgacaaccacaacagcaacacctacaacaactgtagcttccacgacaactgcagctcctacaacaactttagaatctacttcaaccacagcagctgcccctacgacaaccactgcagccttaactacaacaactgctgctccttcgaccactacaactccagaacctactacgacaaccagtgcagctcctactacaacaacttct CAATCACAACTACAGCTCCTGctgcaacaactgtag